In the genome of Spirochaetia bacterium, one region contains:
- the rpoN gene encoding RNA polymerase factor sigma-54, with protein sequence MALTLELATKQSLTLSPLMLQRLELMALPLQDLQAKIQEAVESNPALEIPANFEKSLDRITDTLPAKVQGDDYSDSSAYGSDLATSATYDREASDRKQSFMENALASGETLMEHLLEQLHTDHLTEEENHVGELIISNLDGHGFNRTDPYSLLSPVSVTKSEEPTEQQRQTIERILKKVQRYEPIGCATSDWRQSVVIQAEEKGLQGSQLETFDMLVHFFLEKIREGKRVQVCKKLDITETQLDDYLELLKSLTPYPGNAYDSAPDSFIIPDISIHAKDGKLEMTTSAANLPDLEISRDFIELGRDITDKETKKYIKDQLAAAKELITQIKMRNGNIYKLGLILLERQSEYFLKGPLYLKPLTQKEVAQQMDVHETTVSRLANSKWIDCDWGIVPVKSLFSVAVATGDTPGSNEMSKTAIKEVIKQILEANEGKKALSDQKIANKLEEQGIKIARRTVAKYRKELNIDTAYIRNANL encoded by the coding sequence ATGGCATTGACATTGGAACTGGCAACGAAGCAATCACTGACGTTGTCTCCATTGATGCTGCAGCGCCTGGAACTCATGGCCCTTCCACTGCAGGACCTGCAGGCAAAGATCCAAGAAGCAGTTGAATCGAATCCTGCCCTTGAGATCCCTGCCAATTTCGAAAAATCCCTCGACAGGATTACCGATACATTGCCTGCAAAGGTGCAAGGAGACGACTATTCTGATTCTTCTGCCTACGGCAGCGACCTTGCCACCTCAGCAACATATGACCGTGAAGCTTCAGATCGCAAGCAAAGCTTTATGGAAAATGCCCTTGCCTCGGGCGAAACTTTGATGGAGCATCTCCTTGAGCAGTTGCATACTGATCATCTCACGGAAGAAGAAAACCATGTAGGTGAACTTATCATAAGCAATCTCGATGGACATGGTTTCAACAGGACCGATCCTTACAGTTTGCTTTCTCCAGTCTCGGTTACGAAATCTGAAGAACCTACTGAGCAGCAAAGGCAAACGATAGAACGGATATTGAAAAAGGTACAGCGTTACGAACCGATTGGATGTGCAACTTCCGATTGGAGACAATCAGTTGTTATCCAAGCAGAAGAAAAAGGACTGCAAGGTTCACAATTGGAAACGTTCGATATGCTGGTGCATTTTTTCCTTGAAAAAATCAGGGAAGGAAAAAGGGTACAGGTCTGCAAGAAACTGGATATCACAGAAACACAGCTTGATGATTATTTGGAACTACTGAAAAGCCTTACCCCTTATCCAGGAAATGCATACGACAGTGCCCCTGATTCTTTCATCATCCCGGACATATCAATTCATGCAAAAGACGGAAAACTGGAAATGACCACCAGTGCAGCCAATCTTCCGGACCTTGAGATCAGCCGTGACTTCATAGAATTAGGAAGGGACATCACAGATAAAGAAACCAAAAAGTATATCAAGGACCAACTGGCAGCTGCGAAGGAATTGATTACTCAAATCAAAATGCGAAACGGCAACATCTATAAGCTGGGACTTATTCTCTTGGAACGGCAGAGCGAATACTTTCTCAAAGGACCGCTTTATCTTAAGCCACTGACCCAAAAAGAAGTTGCTCAGCAGATGGATGTACACGAAACGACAGTCTCCCGGCTGGCAAATTCCAAGTGGATTGACTGTGATTGGGGCATAGTTCCGGTCAAATCACTTTTTTCCGTCGCAGTAGCAACAGGAGATACCCCCGGCAGCAACGAAATGAGCAAGACAGCCATCAAGGAAGTAATCAAGCAGATACTCGAGGCCAATGAGGGCAAGAAGGCACTCAGTGACCAGAAAATTGCCAATAAGCTAGAAGAACAAGGTATAAAGATTGCACGCAGGACAGTTGCCAAGTATAGGAAAGAATTGAATATCGACACTGCATATATCAGGAATGCAAACCTCTAG
- a CDS encoding DUF2357 domain-containing protein — MLLSEYVLDASSDSATDTILLCQEREQLHAYLSAHSSMQITEALKDEFDFFINLVDRYSQVRAYAESFCNSDTINRNKALPLSWENVYTHLYDMDNSIPPQRQITVIAQRYVRNIDVVLNNLHKVLHRKRSKIFLGKAQQIDAQCIRWLTRQPGYTVGQKAGDRQKVLAVIREETVDTVENRVVKAFLQLCRNECERYIDLVTKLARKRPSLLNHERVIAVRKLLSICQYYLSMSYFETISELRGLPHPNYILQNNPNYRCIWQQYVLLLKKTKLVETIWEHRTAFLSDILELAIFSFYGYKLREPIWHRMFFSEVWLFPQPQQKTLIYHSKYFEEKIAFTGRGIVSIARQGAEWSIRYNNKVIDSLVFCFIPSGKSCIEINRNGTMVICDVLTKLIPQCCNAERIDFGDDFFEKIFARLHTQYTSLLREIQ; from the coding sequence ATGTTGCTTTCCGAATATGTCCTTGATGCATCATCTGATTCGGCGACAGATACAATTTTGCTTTGTCAGGAACGTGAACAGCTACATGCGTACCTCAGTGCCCATTCATCTATGCAAATTACAGAAGCTTTGAAAGATGAATTTGATTTTTTTATAAATTTGGTTGATCGGTATAGTCAAGTGCGTGCTTATGCTGAAAGTTTTTGTAACAGTGACACTATCAATAGAAATAAGGCACTTCCTCTTTCGTGGGAAAATGTCTATACCCATCTCTATGATATGGATAATAGTATTCCGCCTCAGCGTCAGATTACTGTCATAGCCCAAAGGTATGTAAGAAATATTGATGTAGTGCTGAATAATCTGCACAAGGTATTGCATAGGAAGCGTAGTAAGATTTTTCTTGGAAAAGCCCAGCAGATTGATGCCCAATGTATCCGTTGGCTTACTAGACAACCAGGTTATACCGTAGGACAAAAAGCCGGAGATAGACAAAAGGTGTTGGCTGTTATTAGGGAAGAAACAGTAGATACTGTAGAAAACCGAGTTGTCAAAGCTTTTCTTCAGCTTTGTAGAAATGAATGTGAACGTTACATTGACTTGGTAACGAAACTTGCACGTAAAAGGCCTTCTTTGCTTAACCATGAGCGTGTCATAGCAGTGAGAAAACTTCTATCAATTTGTCAATATTACCTTTCTATGTCATATTTTGAAACCATCAGTGAACTACGGGGATTACCGCATCCGAACTATATATTGCAGAATAACCCAAACTATCGGTGTATTTGGCAACAATATGTGCTCTTATTGAAAAAAACAAAACTGGTTGAGACTATCTGGGAACATCGTACGGCTTTCCTTTCTGATATTCTGGAACTTGCGATATTCTCATTCTATGGTTATAAGTTAAGGGAGCCTATTTGGCATCGTATGTTTTTTTCGGAGGTATGGCTTTTTCCACAGCCACAGCAGAAGACGCTGATTTATCATTCCAAATATTTTGAAGAGAAGATTGCTTTTACAGGCCGGGGTATCGTGTCTATTGCCAGACAGGGAGCTGAATGGAGTATTAGGTATAACAATAAAGTCATAGATTCTCTAGTGTTTTGTTTTATACCATCTGGAAAATCTTGTATTGAGATAAACAGGAACGGAACTATGGTAATATGTGATGTTTTGACAAAACTGATTCCTCAATGTTGTAATGCGGAGAGAATAGATTTTGGAGATGACTTCTTTGAAAAGATATTTGCTAGGTTGCACACACAATATACTTCTCTTCTACGGGAGATTCAATAA
- a CDS encoding AAA domain-containing protein, producing the protein MEGEDLTNYLQYWNEDKKGFCQSVSLDELKKIILQVTPVASILTVVRSLEAENLIENDVYGKYQLTEKGLEHWQKLSHRKLNEVVIDERHCVSDNEWINFKNLLSFYIQCVQSEELPNHLLFPDNRDISFFLPERMERNWLRPLDEIGDTKELTIPFKRKDRNAIHRFYSKLDENQEVYLGYPLLLDISRKEKPLIVPVGVIPVKVKSPDKPNAITFELQMKHCAINNFWLECKLNKKRKKGFLHTISTYGHKEENRGLVDLFYAVQDIYAESDISKLHSFDPNLLDQILPDTILTGKSSLSNTVVFYVISETRYTKSLIRELKYISSLPGKVLDQTALAYVYRKTPLVCSARSEKNAIPFIESNQEQIEAVEGALNNSIFKICGPPGTGKSQVATNLIANCQFYGESVLFTSKNHKAVDAIRDRADSLFAHKIPLIQFCSVETDKFPSNPWYGKDTEIEKATLSLLNDYAYAKDLQLLNNTLQAYTEIKERFALEDAASRRLCLALQAESQSCQKFLDALKEPNIDTLNLSYETSVIKQHSKNLSFSKHNGIFFLIWHLFRQKKHDKAVAFFKAAYPQFYTACIEGKSKETIRIAIDNCIGLYTQYRKDIIERQSAWQQVEIQNKDTATEKNGLKQILMQLNKSATGAYLEKRHEDGERITEEEMSSISSLQAKFRNKEELYLLQSSKPTDIAIMKGTFSKFQEICPAWAMSLLSLKYTAPCLPAIFDQVVIDEAAQCDVVSIIPALFRAKRACFMGDTKQLQPILNMSQEQHDYLFCHERLQSLEKFQYLHNSAYQAMPGKSIMLKEHFRCNEDIVNFENDMFYANQLRGRTANKVFHYPSNLGFKRGIEWLDVKNNYEKELLKAVSYVQLLVSNKYEGMVGILSPLRRVVDELKEMLQQKKLDGDTITCNTISSFQGGECDVIIFVLAYNDEIICTRGKAWYITDSSNWYLYNVAISRAKALLLVVGDRERCRNSNIKVLEKLAEYPKTKTISNISRPRFESIWEERFFNVLKNNGITCLTQYEVPSVGRRLDLAYIDTIKIDIEIDGAKFHQDSFGNRKIDDYMRDAQLEACGWQICRFWVSELMEDIEGCAKEVVKRIQKDNSRGLHS; encoded by the coding sequence ATGGAGGGAGAAGATTTAACTAATTATCTACAATACTGGAATGAAGATAAAAAAGGCTTTTGCCAATCGGTCAGCTTAGATGAACTAAAAAAGATTATTCTTCAGGTAACACCTGTGGCTTCAATCCTTACTGTGGTCAGATCTCTTGAAGCGGAAAATCTTATTGAAAATGATGTATATGGAAAATATCAACTGACAGAAAAGGGCCTTGAACATTGGCAAAAGCTTAGCCATAGGAAATTAAATGAAGTTGTGATAGATGAAAGACATTGTGTTTCCGATAATGAATGGATAAATTTTAAGAATCTTTTATCTTTTTATATTCAATGTGTTCAATCAGAGGAATTACCAAATCATTTACTTTTCCCGGATAATCGTGATATTAGTTTTTTCCTGCCTGAACGTATGGAAAGAAATTGGCTACGTCCTTTGGATGAAATAGGCGACACAAAGGAACTTACAATTCCATTCAAAAGAAAGGATCGCAATGCAATTCACAGGTTTTATTCTAAATTGGATGAAAATCAAGAAGTATATTTGGGTTATCCATTGCTACTGGATATAAGTAGAAAAGAAAAGCCTCTTATTGTACCGGTAGGGGTTATTCCTGTAAAAGTAAAAAGTCCCGACAAGCCAAATGCAATTACCTTTGAATTGCAGATGAAACATTGTGCTATTAACAATTTCTGGTTAGAGTGTAAGCTGAATAAGAAAAGAAAAAAAGGATTTCTGCATACAATTAGTACGTATGGACATAAAGAAGAGAATAGAGGACTTGTTGATCTTTTTTATGCTGTGCAGGATATATATGCTGAATCTGACATATCTAAGTTACATAGCTTTGATCCTAATCTATTGGATCAAATTTTGCCCGATACCATACTTACGGGAAAATCGAGTCTGTCAAATACCGTTGTCTTTTATGTGATTTCAGAAACCAGGTATACGAAGTCTCTTATAAGGGAACTTAAATATATCAGTAGTCTTCCTGGCAAGGTATTGGATCAGACTGCTCTTGCATATGTCTATCGAAAAACTCCATTGGTTTGTTCTGCACGATCAGAAAAAAATGCCATACCATTCATTGAGAGCAACCAAGAACAGATTGAAGCCGTCGAAGGTGCTCTTAATAATTCTATTTTCAAGATTTGTGGTCCTCCCGGTACAGGCAAATCACAAGTTGCAACAAATTTGATTGCAAATTGCCAATTTTATGGGGAATCTGTGCTTTTTACTAGCAAAAATCATAAAGCAGTCGATGCAATTCGAGACAGAGCTGATTCGCTATTTGCACATAAGATTCCACTGATTCAGTTCTGTTCTGTAGAAACTGATAAATTTCCTTCAAATCCTTGGTATGGTAAGGACACTGAAATCGAAAAAGCAACTTTGTCTTTGCTTAATGATTATGCATATGCCAAGGATTTGCAATTATTAAACAATACATTGCAAGCTTATACAGAAATCAAGGAACGTTTTGCTTTGGAAGATGCAGCGTCAAGGAGGCTATGTCTTGCATTACAGGCTGAAAGTCAATCTTGCCAAAAATTTTTAGATGCACTAAAAGAACCTAATATTGATACTTTGAATCTTTCATATGAGACCAGTGTAATTAAACAACACTCCAAAAATCTTTCATTTTCTAAGCATAATGGTATTTTTTTTCTTATCTGGCATTTATTCCGACAAAAAAAGCATGACAAAGCAGTTGCTTTTTTTAAAGCAGCATATCCACAATTTTATACAGCATGTATTGAAGGGAAAAGCAAAGAAACAATAAGGATAGCTATTGATAACTGCATAGGACTTTATACTCAATATAGAAAAGATATAATTGAGCGTCAATCTGCATGGCAACAAGTTGAAATCCAAAATAAAGATACCGCAACAGAAAAGAATGGACTGAAACAGATTTTGATGCAGTTGAATAAGAGTGCAACAGGCGCATATCTTGAGAAAAGACATGAAGATGGAGAACGTATTACAGAAGAAGAGATGTCAAGTATTTCTTCTTTACAGGCCAAGTTTAGAAACAAGGAGGAATTATATTTATTACAATCTTCAAAACCAACTGATATTGCAATAATGAAGGGTACTTTTTCTAAATTTCAGGAAATTTGCCCCGCGTGGGCAATGAGTCTTTTGTCTTTGAAATATACAGCGCCATGTTTACCTGCAATTTTTGACCAAGTAGTAATTGATGAAGCTGCTCAGTGTGATGTAGTATCTATTATTCCCGCTTTATTCCGCGCCAAACGTGCTTGTTTTATGGGAGATACGAAACAATTGCAGCCTATTCTTAATATGTCACAGGAACAACATGACTATTTATTTTGTCATGAACGATTGCAATCATTGGAAAAATTTCAATATTTACATAATAGTGCTTACCAAGCAATGCCTGGTAAAAGTATTATGTTGAAAGAACATTTTCGCTGTAATGAGGATATTGTAAACTTTGAAAATGATATGTTTTATGCAAATCAACTAAGAGGTAGGACGGCCAACAAAGTTTTTCATTATCCTTCTAATCTTGGTTTTAAGAGAGGAATTGAATGGCTTGATGTTAAGAATAACTATGAAAAAGAATTGCTTAAAGCAGTTAGTTACGTACAATTGCTTGTGTCGAATAAATATGAAGGAATGGTTGGTATTTTAAGTCCTTTAAGACGAGTAGTCGATGAGCTAAAGGAAATGCTTCAGCAGAAAAAACTTGATGGTGATACAATTACTTGTAATACAATAAGTTCTTTTCAAGGTGGCGAATGTGATGTCATTATTTTTGTTCTGGCATATAATGATGAAATTATTTGTACACGTGGCAAGGCATGGTATATTACTGATTCCAGTAATTGGTATTTATACAATGTAGCAATTAGCCGTGCAAAAGCGTTGTTATTGGTGGTAGGCGATAGGGAGAGATGTCGAAATTCCAATATAAAAGTTTTAGAAAAACTTGCTGAATATCCTAAAACAAAGACTATATCAAATATCTCACGCCCTCGTTTTGAATCTATATGGGAAGAACGTTTCTTCAATGTTCTAAAAAACAATGGTATAACTTGCTTGACACAATACGAGGTACCAAGTGTTGGTCGTCGTTTGGATTTAGCTTATATTGACACAATAAAAATTGATATTGAAATCGATGGAGCTAAGTTTCATCAAGATTCTTTTGGAAACCGTAAGATTGATGATTATATGAGAGATGCACAATTAGAAGCCTGTGGATGGCAAATATGTCGTTTCTGGGTTTCTGAACTTATGGAGGATATAGAAGGCTGTGCAAAAGAAGTAGTAAAAAGAATCCAAAAGGACAACTCTAGAGGTTTGCATTCCTGA